One Candidatus Woesearchaeota archaeon DNA segment encodes these proteins:
- a CDS encoding cysteine hydrolase — MNKNHPVWGALVIDMQEDLVYGNKHNVEDPREGLLKEDQQQLINNHKEFLTYLSNCSIPFFAVELRPKKHGPTINPIKTFFSNQKQHIIPKYRNNGFSTFYLEQTLQQFNLTHLMLTGINANVCVLATAQAGKEKGYHLYTSCDLIGSEADQKHEHPEAITNLAQIATITTTKQELYALIQQH, encoded by the coding sequence ATGAATAAGAATCATCCTGTCTGGGGAGCACTTGTTATCGATATGCAAGAAGACCTCGTCTATGGCAATAAGCACAACGTAGAAGACCCGCGAGAAGGACTCTTAAAAGAAGACCAACAACAACTTATCAACAACCACAAAGAATTTCTTACCTATCTTAGCAATTGCAGTATTCCTTTTTTTGCTGTGGAACTACGACCAAAAAAACATGGTCCCACCATAAACCCTATCAAAACATTTTTTTCAAATCAAAAACAACATATTATTCCAAAATACAGAAATAACGGATTTAGCACATTTTATTTGGAACAAACACTACAACAATTTAACCTCACACACCTTATGCTTACAGGAATTAATGCAAACGTCTGCGTGTTAGCAACAGCACAAGCAGGTAAGGAAAAAGGCTATCACCTATATACATCATGTGATCTTATAGGAAGTGAAGCTGATCAAAAACACGAACACCCAGAGGCAATAACAAACCTTGCTCAAATAGCAACTATAACCACAACAAAACAAGAATTATACGCACTTATCCAACAACATTAA
- a CDS encoding 2-(3-amino-3-carboxypropyl)histidine synthase subunit, translating to MDVLHVEARYNKQIALPQELVHTLPNQIILFTTVQFLDSLPIIKKQLTDAGKEVSLEKPRHTPYEGQLLGCSTNITLTPDALYIGTGLFHPKALLLRNDIAVYTYDPITGKDAVYTKELVQTIRKKVKGAYAKFIMSKNIGVLITLKLGQQKAYMAAKLEEQYPDKTFYYFVDNTINLAGLLDFPFIDMYLNTMCERMGYDDMDVEGLSMLNLEDLWALRDGTLEDI from the coding sequence ATGGACGTCCTGCATGTTGAAGCACGATACAACAAACAAATAGCTTTACCACAAGAATTAGTACATACGCTGCCAAACCAAATCATTCTTTTTACGACCGTGCAATTTTTAGATTCGCTTCCTATTATTAAAAAACAACTTACTGATGCTGGTAAAGAAGTGTCCTTAGAAAAACCACGACATACGCCCTATGAAGGACAATTACTTGGCTGTTCTACAAACATAACACTTACACCTGATGCGCTCTATATTGGCACAGGACTTTTTCATCCCAAAGCATTGCTCTTACGAAATGATATTGCTGTGTATACCTACGATCCTATAACAGGAAAAGATGCTGTATATACTAAAGAACTTGTTCAAACTATTCGCAAAAAAGTTAAGGGAGCGTATGCAAAATTTATCATGTCCAAAAACATTGGCGTGCTTATCACTCTAAAGCTAGGACAACAAAAAGCATATATGGCAGCAAAGCTAGAAGAGCAATATCCAGATAAAACATTCTATTATTTTGTCGATAACACTATCAACCTCGCAGGACTGCTAGATTTCCCCTTCATCGATATGTATCTTAACACGATGTGTGAGCGTATGGGTTATGATGATATGGATGTAGAAGGTCTGAGCATGCTAAATTTAGAAGATTTATGGGCTCTACGCGACGGCACGCTTGAGGATATTTAG
- a CDS encoding nucleotidyltransferase domain-containing protein has protein sequence MAKNVSSSSKSTKKKATIKKSAAQKAGVKKSTNKTSVKKTTSKKQTAKGNPVQKVAATGPTELDKVLAQIPDDQKAKLEQIKTSLDKFKEKILVRLEGYIMGITLLPPSQEQPQGQEGEDVEGEMQQPKSDIPPKDRINALVLIDDQDSHKLPKHELAEKVQKVVDEVAGGIDKHLVVQALLLTDLWQQCYDAKHDMLQMIAMGASVYDTGMLAAIKISEVHKTMVLKKFEKYIVSYVLAGSLTQGKATPESDIDVFVVIDDTDVKKMTRVELRDKLRAIILGMGAEAGQATGIQNKINIQVYILTDFWESIKDASPTIFTFLRDGVPFYDRGVFMPWKQLLQMGRVKPSPEAIDMFMSSGSQFMERIQAKIRDIVMDDLFWALITPSQAALMMYGIPPTTPKETPIAMRDILVKKEKLLEDKYVKTLEDVLRVRKEFEHGTKKDVTGKEMDDLIKGSNAFLQRLEKLFKEIETRKQEEQVLETYESMVTAMRDSLRLEGFEKVDEKKVQELFDEHVIKKGFLPESAKRKIDEICQGKKDYDAKKLSKQEVITVIKDGREVMNLLIDHIQRKRGIELEKTKLRVKYGEQFAEVLVLGDTIFIITDLESEDRMVTKAKLTKFGKLIDKEDLTLEAFEEVLMSTKIPPKSPMKIALFDELKVLFGQDCEIILS, from the coding sequence ATGGCTAAGAACGTATCTTCATCTTCAAAATCAACGAAAAAAAAGGCAACGATAAAAAAATCTGCTGCACAAAAAGCAGGTGTTAAAAAATCTACGAACAAAACGTCTGTAAAAAAAACAACCAGCAAAAAACAAACTGCTAAGGGCAATCCCGTCCAAAAAGTTGCTGCGACCGGTCCTACTGAGCTTGATAAAGTGCTCGCGCAAATTCCTGATGATCAAAAAGCAAAACTTGAGCAAATTAAAACTTCACTTGATAAGTTTAAAGAAAAAATTCTTGTGCGCCTTGAAGGCTACATTATGGGAATTACGCTTCTACCACCTAGTCAAGAACAACCGCAAGGTCAAGAAGGTGAAGATGTAGAAGGTGAGATGCAGCAACCAAAAAGTGATATTCCGCCCAAAGACAGAATTAATGCGTTAGTGTTAATTGATGATCAAGATTCTCATAAGCTGCCAAAGCACGAGCTTGCTGAAAAGGTGCAAAAAGTTGTTGATGAAGTAGCAGGTGGTATTGATAAACATCTTGTTGTACAGGCACTTTTGCTTACTGACCTTTGGCAACAATGTTATGATGCAAAGCATGATATGCTGCAAATGATTGCAATGGGTGCATCTGTATATGACACAGGTATGCTTGCAGCAATTAAAATTTCTGAAGTGCATAAAACAATGGTGCTTAAGAAGTTTGAGAAATATATTGTTTCATATGTTCTTGCAGGAAGTTTAACGCAAGGTAAAGCAACTCCTGAAAGCGACATTGATGTTTTTGTAGTTATTGATGATACTGATGTAAAGAAAATGACGCGCGTTGAGCTTCGCGATAAACTGCGCGCAATAATTCTGGGTATGGGTGCTGAGGCAGGTCAAGCAACCGGTATTCAAAATAAAATTAATATTCAAGTGTATATTCTTACTGACTTTTGGGAAAGCATTAAAGATGCTAGTCCTACCATTTTCACTTTCCTTCGAGATGGCGTGCCGTTCTATGACCGCGGTGTATTCATGCCGTGGAAACAGCTTCTCCAAATGGGTCGGGTCAAGCCTAGTCCTGAAGCAATTGATATGTTTATGAGTTCAGGTAGTCAATTCATGGAGCGTATCCAAGCAAAGATTCGAGATATTGTTATGGATGATTTGTTCTGGGCTTTAATTACTCCATCGCAAGCAGCTCTCATGATGTATGGTATTCCGCCTACAACACCTAAAGAGACGCCTATTGCCATGCGTGACATCCTCGTAAAGAAAGAAAAACTTCTTGAAGATAAATACGTGAAAACTCTTGAGGATGTTTTGCGTGTTCGAAAGGAATTTGAGCATGGTACTAAAAAAGACGTAACTGGCAAAGAAATGGATGATTTAATTAAAGGTAGTAATGCGTTCTTACAGCGTCTTGAAAAACTCTTTAAAGAAATTGAGACTCGCAAGCAAGAAGAACAAGTGCTTGAAACGTATGAGTCTATGGTAACTGCTATGCGCGATTCGCTTCGTCTTGAGGGTTTTGAAAAGGTTGATGAGAAAAAAGTGCAAGAGTTATTTGATGAACACGTTATTAAGAAAGGTTTTTTGCCTGAGAGTGCAAAACGCAAAATTGATGAGATTTGTCAAGGTAAAAAAGATTATGATGCAAAAAAACTTTCTAAGCAAGAAGTCATTACCGTTATTAAAGATGGTCGTGAAGTGATGAATTTACTTATTGATCACATTCAAAGAAAACGTGGTATTGAACTGGAGAAAACAAAACTTCGGGTGAAATATGGTGAACAGTTTGCTGAAGTGTTAGTGCTTGGGGATACTATTTTTATTATTACTGATTTAGAAAGTGAAGATCGAATGGTAACTAAAGCAAAATTAACAAAGTTTGGCAAATTAATTGACAAAGAAGATTTAACACTTGAAGCATTTGAAGAAGTCTTAATGTCAACGAAGATTCCGCCAAAGTCACCGATGAAAATCGCGCTTTTTGACGAGCTGAAAGTCCTCTTTGGTCAGGATTGCGAGATAATTCTTTCCTAG
- a CDS encoding class I SAM-dependent methyltransferase has translation MQDILNYFAKLDTEKKEKGTYVHDTTKGIFGVSDTTTLLEFFKKIKLEEAEHVVDLGSGDGRVAIIASFFTRASGVEFDPALIAESKTHAKKLNSTARFFQRDFEEFDFHDVDVLFSYADQPFSDTFLKKLHNEFTGTLYVYQGIFLPEANKAKKGKTEWVAQTPFISYTFGKK, from the coding sequence ATGCAAGACATACTCAACTATTTTGCAAAACTAGATACCGAAAAAAAAGAAAAAGGTACCTACGTGCACGATACAACTAAAGGTATTTTTGGCGTGAGCGATACAACAACGCTTCTTGAATTCTTTAAAAAAATTAAATTAGAAGAAGCAGAACACGTCGTTGATTTGGGTAGCGGCGATGGACGAGTAGCGATTATAGCTAGTTTTTTCACTCGGGCAAGCGGCGTAGAATTCGACCCCGCACTTATTGCAGAAAGTAAAACACATGCCAAGAAACTTAATAGCACAGCACGTTTCTTTCAGCGAGATTTTGAAGAATTTGACTTTCATGATGTTGATGTCCTATTTAGCTATGCAGACCAACCGTTCAGTGATACATTTCTTAAAAAACTACATAACGAATTTACAGGCACACTCTACGTCTATCAAGGTATTTTTCTTCCTGAAGCCAACAAAGCAAAAAAAGGTAAGACTGAATGGGTTGCGCAAACACCGTTTATTAGCTATACCTTTGGAAAGAAATAA
- a CDS encoding cation-transporting P-type ATPase: MGGDDFHEASLESVFSLFGSDKTGLTEQGVERLRQKYGFNQLTEAKSTPLIFRFFLQFKNFFSLLLLFGALLAFVGEYFSPGDGSKFVGYVLIGVTCINAIFTFIQEYKAEQAMKSFKNLLPQKIMVLRDGNQEEIESRFIVPGDIVILREGDKVPADGRLIECHDLKVDHSMLTGESEPQLRSLEKTSNKMLNSRNMVFSGTLINSGSGRMLVVRTADATEMGKIAKLTSSVEKHDSKIKRELNVFVKLISSIAVGLGILFFGIGQLIGISVWESIIFSIGIIVANVPEGLLPTVTLTLSLAAKKMAKNKALVKDIESIETIGSVTTICTDKTGTLTMNKLKVASLYYDNNYYEFEDTHKVFCDESNVSYLHASEDKFFDKLLDAAFFCNNATMTKDGAKGDPTEIALKEMVLSQKHALEEHRLEEIPFDSEKKYMITANKVGDNSYAFMKGSPGIVLDKCSSLVVNGKVVSLTAALQKKILQHNDHLASSGMRLLAIAYKDVTKNALDKNSLEEDTYVYLGLVAMQDPPREEVKHAVEQCYTAGIRIIVISGDQALTVEAIARQTEIIKDGDTYDVIESDALGKMSDAELKKLLRKKEPIIFARALPEDKLRVVKALQELGEMIAVTGDGVNDAPALKQADVGVAMGVAGTDVAKDAANIVLLDDNFATIVKAIKTGRTVFDNVKKFILYILTSNIPELLPFLFFVLLGWPLALPVLLILAIDVFTDILPAIALGMEKPDADVMKLPPRNPKAKLLTGRMLARSYGFVGPVQAATSFVVFFMILYSGGWTFGTPIGVADPLYFSAVTGFFAAILVTQFFDNRSCRTIRLSTLNKGFIKNKIFLLGLVVQFTVLMLMMHAPFMQKIFGTGPFPLEFLWIALVGGLFILGTEELRKYIFRKTGRFGVY; this comes from the coding sequence ATGGGTGGTGATGACTTTCATGAAGCGAGCCTTGAATCAGTATTTTCCTTGTTTGGAAGCGATAAAACAGGTCTAACCGAACAAGGTGTGGAAAGACTTCGCCAAAAATACGGGTTTAATCAGCTTACTGAGGCAAAATCAACGCCGCTCATTTTTCGTTTCTTTCTCCAATTCAAAAACTTCTTTTCCCTGCTGTTGTTATTTGGTGCTCTTCTTGCTTTTGTAGGAGAATATTTCTCGCCTGGCGATGGTAGTAAATTTGTTGGCTATGTCCTTATTGGCGTCACGTGTATTAATGCTATCTTTACGTTCATTCAGGAATACAAAGCCGAGCAGGCCATGAAGAGTTTTAAGAATTTATTACCTCAGAAAATCATGGTGCTTCGTGATGGAAATCAAGAAGAAATTGAAAGTAGGTTTATTGTTCCAGGTGACATTGTTATTTTGCGTGAAGGTGATAAGGTGCCGGCTGATGGACGACTCATAGAATGTCATGATTTAAAGGTTGATCATTCCATGCTCACAGGCGAGTCCGAACCGCAATTAAGAAGTTTAGAAAAAACAAGTAATAAAATGCTTAATTCGCGCAACATGGTATTTTCAGGAACATTGATTAATTCTGGTTCTGGTCGCATGCTGGTGGTGCGCACAGCTGATGCTACTGAAATGGGTAAAATTGCAAAACTCACAAGTAGTGTTGAAAAACATGATTCAAAAATTAAGCGCGAACTTAATGTGTTTGTAAAATTAATTTCTAGTATTGCTGTCGGCCTTGGTATTCTGTTCTTTGGCATAGGGCAACTCATAGGTATCTCAGTTTGGGAAAGTATTATTTTTAGCATTGGTATTATTGTTGCAAATGTTCCTGAAGGTCTTTTGCCAACAGTCACATTAACACTTTCACTTGCAGCAAAAAAAATGGCAAAGAATAAAGCGCTCGTAAAAGACATCGAGTCCATTGAAACGATTGGTAGCGTCACAACCATTTGCACGGATAAAACAGGAACGCTCACGATGAACAAACTTAAAGTTGCATCCTTGTATTATGATAACAACTATTATGAATTTGAGGATACACATAAAGTATTTTGTGATGAATCTAATGTGAGTTATTTGCATGCATCTGAAGATAAGTTTTTTGATAAACTACTTGATGCTGCTTTTTTTTGTAATAATGCAACGATGACGAAGGATGGTGCTAAGGGTGATCCAACGGAGATTGCATTAAAAGAAATGGTGCTTTCGCAAAAACACGCTTTAGAAGAACATCGTTTAGAAGAAATTCCTTTTGATTCTGAAAAAAAATATATGATTACAGCAAACAAAGTAGGTGATAATTCTTACGCGTTTATGAAAGGTTCTCCTGGTATCGTGCTTGATAAATGTTCTTCTCTGGTGGTAAATGGTAAAGTCGTTTCACTCACTGCTGCGTTGCAGAAAAAAATTCTTCAGCATAATGATCATCTTGCCAGTAGTGGTATGCGTTTATTAGCAATTGCCTATAAAGATGTTACAAAGAATGCCCTTGATAAAAACAGTTTAGAAGAAGATACTTATGTCTATCTCGGTCTTGTTGCGATGCAAGATCCTCCTCGAGAAGAAGTGAAGCATGCTGTTGAGCAATGTTATACTGCAGGTATTAGAATTATTGTTATTTCGGGCGATCAAGCATTAACTGTTGAAGCTATTGCTCGCCAAACAGAAATTATTAAGGACGGGGATACGTATGATGTTATTGAAAGTGATGCGTTAGGAAAAATGTCTGATGCAGAGCTAAAAAAATTATTGCGCAAAAAAGAGCCTATTATTTTTGCTCGAGCACTTCCTGAAGATAAACTTCGCGTGGTTAAAGCGCTTCAAGAACTTGGTGAAATGATTGCAGTTACTGGTGATGGGGTGAATGACGCGCCTGCACTTAAGCAAGCAGATGTTGGTGTTGCTATGGGTGTTGCTGGAACTGATGTTGCAAAGGATGCTGCAAACATTGTACTTTTAGATGATAATTTTGCAACAATTGTAAAAGCAATTAAAACTGGTCGAACAGTATTTGATAATGTTAAAAAATTCATTCTGTATATCTTAACAAGTAATATTCCTGAACTTTTACCCTTCCTCTTCTTTGTGCTTTTAGGTTGGCCGCTGGCTCTTCCTGTACTATTAATTTTAGCAATAGATGTGTTTACTGATATCTTGCCGGCTATCGCGCTGGGTATGGAAAAACCTGATGCTGATGTCATGAAATTACCTCCGCGAAATCCTAAGGCAAAACTCTTAACAGGAAGAATGCTCGCTCGCTCGTATGGCTTTGTTGGTCCTGTCCAGGCAGCAACATCGTTTGTTGTTTTCTTCATGATATTATATAGTGGTGGCTGGACGTTTGGCACACCTATCGGCGTTGCTGATCCGTTGTATTTCTCTGCTGTTACTGGTTTTTTTGCTGCAATTTTAGTCACGCAGTTTTTTGATAATAGAAGTTGTCGCACTATTCGTCTTTCAACATTGAATAAGGGCTTCATCAAAAATAAGATTTTCTTACTTGGTCTTGTTGTGCAGTTTACTGTCTTAATGCTCATGATGCACGCGCCATTTATGCAAAAGATTTTTGGAACCGGTCCGTTCCCTCTAGAATTTTTGTGGATTGCTCTTGTTGGCGGACTTTTTATTCTGGGTACTGAAGAATTACGAAAGTATATTTTTAGAAAGACTGGTCGCTTCGGCGTGTATTAA
- a CDS encoding CBS domain-containing protein: MVQSDFLQVSEVMTRRPVVIRKGKTVTDAAILMKRYSVSSVLVMDDKQAVGIIAADDIVYRVTANMKRSAETLVDDIMSTDLITISPTATLDDAMRELNANDIRQLPVMQDGELVGFITLKDIIRIEPALMDLMAERVRNEEDARQSKIEKLASQEILDDDLFE, from the coding sequence ATGGTTCAGAGTGATTTTCTACAAGTTTCCGAAGTGATGACGAGGCGTCCTGTTGTCATACGCAAAGGTAAGACTGTTACCGATGCAGCAATTCTGATGAAACGTTATAGTGTGAGTAGTGTCCTGGTTATGGATGATAAACAAGCAGTAGGAATTATTGCTGCTGATGATATTGTGTATCGCGTCACTGCAAACATGAAGCGTTCTGCAGAAACGCTTGTTGATGACATCATGTCAACTGATTTAATTACAATTTCTCCAACAGCAACGTTAGATGATGCAATGCGAGAACTCAATGCAAATGATATTCGCCAATTACCTGTTATGCAAGATGGTGAGCTTGTTGGTTTTATTACGCTTAAAGATATTATTCGTATTGAACCTGCGCTTATGGATTTGATGGCTGAACGTGTGCGTAATGAAGAAGATGCTCGTCAGTCTAAAATCGAGAAATTAGCTAGTCAAGAAATTCTTGATGATGATTTATTTGAGTAA